The window ACCTGGCCGAGCGGCACGAGCCGCTGGTTGACCGCGACGAGGTTCGACAGCGCGCTCCAGAGATAGCTTGTGACGGTCTCGGCTTCGCCCAGCGCGAGACCCGCGCCCGCGATCCCATAGACGACCGCGTGGTGGCCCGCGCAGCCGCCCTGCGCCATCATCGCGCCGTAGCGGAGCATGCCCTCGAGCTCGAACACGTCGCGGCAGGCGGCGAGCAGCGCGCGGCCGGTCATGGTGGACGCGGCCTTGGTCTCGCGGCCGAGCTTCAGCGCGCCGCACAGCCCGTCGAGTTCCGCCAGCCGCGCGGCGTCGCCGTCGAGCGCCGCCCGGTAAGCCTGAGCCACGGCGACGGCGTCGCCGGTCGCGACGCCGAAACGCAGCCAATCCCGGCAGCGGCGCTCGGCCTCGGGGGCGTTCGCCACCGCGTCGTCCGAGATCCAGGTCTCGAAGCCGTAGGAGTGGGTGAAGGCTCCGGTCGGAAACGAGGCGTTGGCGAGCTGCAGCAGCGCGAGCAGCCGGTCGCCGCCGTTGCCCTGCGGGCGGAAGTCGGCGCCTCGGCGCTCAGCCATGGGAATGATCGTGGCCGTTCGCATGGCTGTGGCCGTGATCGTGGTGGTGGCGATGGTCGTCGTGGGGGTGATGGTGATGCGCGCCGGCGGCCCCGAAGCGGCGGCCGACGAAGGGCTGCGTCACCTCCTCGATCTGGACGTCCATGCCGGCGAGGATCTGGCGGACCATCGGGTCGCGCGGGGTCAGCACGCCGTCGCGCAGGAAGCGGGCGGGGCGGTGCAGGTTGCCGAGCTGGTAGCAGGCGGCCCACCACTCCAGCACGTTCCCGGCCGGTCGAAGCCAAAGCAGATCTTCGGGCGCGGCGCGCACCGCGACGGCGAGGTCGCCCTCGCGCAGCAGCACGTCGCCGTCCTGCAGTTCGGTCCCGCGCCGCAGCGACACACGCAGCTTGCGGCCGCCCTCGGTGACCGCGCTGAAATGCGCGCTCGCCCGCTCCTCGGAGGTAAGGTCGAGCGGGTCCACCACGATAGCTCGCGGCAGTTCGCCCAGGCGGCCGAGGATGGTGGTGACGATCCCGGCGGTCGTGCTCATCGGAAGTAATACAGCTGAGTGAGCGGCAGGGTTTTGGCCGGCTTCACCGTGATCCGCTGGCCGTCGACATAGACGTTGTAGGTTTCAGGGTCGATCTCGATGTTCGGCATCAGGTTGTTGAGATGCATGTCGCGCTTGGAGATCGTGCGGGTGCGCTTCACCGGCATCAGCGTCTGGTGCGTGCGCAGCCGCTTGTCGAGGCCCGCGTCGAGCGCCGCCCTGGTCACGAACGAGTAGCTCAGGCGGGCCGGATTGGCGCCGAGCGAACCGTACTGCGGCCGGTACTTCAGCGGCTGGCAGGTCATTAACGAGCCCGCGGGGTCGCCCATCACCGCATGGGTGATGAAGCCGCCCTTCACCGTCGTCTCGGGCTTCGCGATGAACATCTTCGGCCGCCAGAACACGAGGTCGGCGAGCTTTCCGGGCGTGATCGAACCGACGTAGGAATCCACGCCGAAGGTGATCGCCGGGTTGATCGTGACCTTGGAGAGGTAGCGCCGGATGCGGAAGTTGTCGTTGCCCGCGCCGTCCTCTGGCAGGCGGCCGAACCGCACCTTGTTGACCGCCGCGAGCTGGAACGCGCGCTGGGCGCTTTCCGCGGCGCGGCCGACGCCCTGGCTGTCAGAGCCGATCATGCTGATGGCGCCGAGGTCGTGCAGCACGTCCTCCGCGCGCATGGTCTCGGCGCGCGCCCGGCCCTGGATGAAGGCCATGTCGGTCGGCACACTCTT is drawn from Methylopila sp. 73B and contains these coding sequences:
- a CDS encoding urease accessory UreF family protein, translated to MAERRGADFRPQGNGGDRLLALLQLANASFPTGAFTHSYGFETWISDDAVANAPEAERRCRDWLRFGVATGDAVAVAQAYRAALDGDAARLAELDGLCGALKLGRETKAASTMTGRALLAACRDVFELEGMLRYGAMMAQGGCAGHHAVVYGIAGAGLALGEAETVTSYLWSALSNLVAVNQRLVPLGQVDAQRIVAGAAPLIDACAEIARSRRLEAMCSTYAALDVAAMRHERLPSRLCIS
- a CDS encoding urease accessory protein UreE encodes the protein MSTTAGIVTTILGRLGELPRAIVVDPLDLTSEERASAHFSAVTEGGRKLRVSLRRGTELQDGDVLLREGDLAVAVRAAPEDLLWLRPAGNVLEWWAACYQLGNLHRPARFLRDGVLTPRDPMVRQILAGMDVQIEEVTQPFVGRRFGAAGAHHHHPHDDHRHHHDHGHSHANGHDHSHG